From Micromonospora sp. NBC_01699, a single genomic window includes:
- the metH gene encoding methionine synthase — protein sequence MLDALAARILVGDGAMGTMLQAADLSLDDFEGYEGCNEVLNVTRPEVVRSVHDAYFEAGADCVETNTFGTNLGNLGEYDIQHRIVELAEAGARIARQSADHWSTPDRPRFVLGSIGPGTKLPTLGHSRYDTLRQAYLENAAGLLTGGVDALIIETCQDLLQVKSAVVGARRAMAQAGRTVPLICHVTVETTGTMLLGSEIGAALTALEPLGIDLIGLNCATGPAEMSEHLRYLSQHARVPLSVMPNAGLPQLTADGAYYPLTPQELADALDRFVNEYGVSLVGGCCGTTPEHIRAVAERLTGATPVPRQPTTEAGVASIYHHVPFAQDASVLMVGERTNANGSKAFREAMLAGDWQACVEIARSQARDGSHLLDLCVDYVGRDGAEDMRQLASRFATASTLPIMLDSTEPQVIEAGLEMLGGRCVVNSVNFEDGDGPDSRYARVMPIIKEHGAAVVALTIDEEGQARTAEWKVRVAARLIDDLTGRWGLSLGDIMVDTLTFPIATGQEETRRDGIETINAIREIAKRYPGVNFTLGLSNVSFGLNPAARQVLNSVFLHECVQAGLTSAIVHASKILPMSKIPDEQREAALDLVYDRRRPATDDQPAYDPVQRFIQVFEGVDAASARATRAEELAGLPLDERLKRRIIDGERKGLEADLDDALTSRPALAIINDTLLDGMKVVGELFGSGQMQLPFVLQSAEVMKTAVAYLEPHMEKADDGGKGKIVLATVKGDVHDIGKNLVDIILSNNGYEVVNIGIKQPITAILDAAEQHRADAIGMSGLLVKSTVIMKENLQEMASRGVAERWPVLLGGAALTRAYVEDDLRSTYAGQVHYARDAFEGLSLMDRVMVAKRGGAAVVDPEREAALAARRARRERQRTMVTDALPDINDSSVRSDVATDIEVPAPPFFGTRVIKGVPLADYSALLDERATFVGQWGLRGARGGNGPSYEELVETEGRPRLRYWLDRLIADKVLEAAVVYGYFPAYSEGNDLVVLDENGHTERARFTFPRQRQERRLCLADFFKPRGEQLDVVALQLVTVGQPVSEYTAKMFARNEYRDYLEVHGLSVQLTEALAEYWHRRVRNELLLPDGRTVGTDDPTDLAGLLHNDYRGCRYALGYTACPDLEDRAKIVDLLSAERIGVRLSEEFQLEPEQATDAIIVHHPDANYFNAK from the coding sequence CTGCTTGACGCCCTGGCCGCCCGCATTCTCGTCGGTGACGGTGCGATGGGGACCATGCTCCAGGCGGCCGACCTCAGCCTGGACGACTTCGAGGGCTACGAGGGCTGCAACGAGGTTCTGAACGTCACCCGGCCCGAGGTGGTCCGGTCGGTGCACGACGCGTACTTCGAGGCCGGTGCCGACTGCGTCGAGACGAACACCTTCGGCACCAACCTCGGCAACCTCGGCGAGTACGACATCCAGCACCGGATCGTCGAGCTGGCCGAGGCCGGTGCCCGGATCGCGCGACAGTCCGCCGACCACTGGTCAACCCCGGACCGGCCGAGGTTCGTGCTCGGCTCGATCGGCCCCGGCACCAAACTGCCCACCCTCGGCCACAGTCGCTACGACACACTGCGTCAGGCGTACCTGGAGAACGCCGCCGGCCTGCTCACCGGCGGTGTGGACGCGTTGATCATCGAGACCTGTCAGGACCTGCTCCAGGTCAAGTCCGCTGTGGTCGGTGCCCGGCGGGCGATGGCGCAGGCCGGCCGTACGGTTCCGTTGATCTGTCATGTCACCGTCGAGACCACCGGGACCATGCTGCTCGGCAGCGAGATCGGCGCTGCGCTGACCGCCCTCGAACCGCTCGGCATCGACCTGATCGGGCTCAACTGCGCCACCGGTCCGGCCGAGATGAGCGAGCACCTTCGCTACCTGTCCCAGCATGCCCGGGTGCCGCTGTCGGTGATGCCGAACGCCGGCCTGCCGCAGCTCACCGCCGACGGTGCCTACTACCCGCTGACGCCGCAGGAGCTGGCCGACGCGCTGGACCGGTTCGTCAACGAGTACGGCGTATCCCTGGTCGGCGGCTGCTGCGGCACCACCCCCGAGCACATCCGGGCGGTCGCCGAGCGGCTGACCGGGGCCACCCCGGTCCCGCGCCAGCCGACCACCGAGGCCGGTGTGGCGTCGATCTACCACCACGTGCCGTTCGCCCAGGACGCCAGCGTGCTGATGGTGGGGGAGCGGACCAACGCCAACGGCTCCAAGGCGTTCCGGGAGGCGATGCTCGCCGGCGACTGGCAGGCCTGCGTGGAGATCGCCCGCAGCCAGGCCCGCGACGGCTCGCACCTGCTCGACCTCTGCGTCGACTATGTAGGCCGGGACGGCGCCGAGGACATGCGGCAACTGGCCAGCCGGTTCGCCACCGCGTCCACCCTGCCGATCATGCTCGACTCGACCGAGCCGCAGGTGATCGAGGCCGGGTTGGAGATGCTCGGCGGCCGGTGCGTGGTCAACTCGGTCAACTTCGAGGACGGCGACGGCCCCGATTCCCGCTACGCCCGGGTGATGCCGATCATCAAGGAGCACGGCGCCGCCGTGGTCGCGTTGACCATCGACGAGGAGGGCCAGGCCCGTACGGCGGAATGGAAGGTCCGGGTCGCCGCCCGCCTGATCGACGACCTCACCGGCCGGTGGGGGCTGTCGCTGGGCGACATCATGGTCGACACGCTGACCTTCCCGATCGCCACCGGCCAGGAGGAAACCCGACGCGACGGCATCGAGACGATCAACGCGATCCGGGAGATCGCGAAGCGTTACCCCGGCGTCAACTTCACCCTCGGGCTGTCGAACGTCTCCTTCGGACTCAACCCGGCCGCCCGCCAGGTGCTCAACTCCGTTTTTCTGCACGAGTGCGTGCAGGCCGGTCTGACCAGCGCGATCGTGCATGCCAGCAAGATCCTTCCGATGTCGAAGATCCCGGACGAGCAGCGCGAGGCGGCCCTCGACCTGGTCTACGACCGGCGCCGCCCGGCCACCGACGACCAACCGGCGTACGACCCGGTGCAGCGGTTCATCCAGGTTTTCGAGGGCGTCGACGCCGCCTCGGCCCGTGCCACCCGAGCGGAGGAACTGGCCGGGCTGCCGCTGGACGAACGACTCAAGCGCCGGATCATCGACGGCGAACGCAAGGGCCTGGAAGCCGACCTGGACGACGCGCTGACGTCTCGGCCGGCACTGGCGATCATCAACGACACCCTGCTCGACGGGATGAAGGTGGTCGGCGAGCTGTTCGGCTCCGGCCAGATGCAGTTGCCGTTCGTGCTCCAATCGGCCGAGGTGATGAAGACCGCGGTCGCCTACCTGGAACCGCACATGGAGAAGGCCGACGACGGCGGCAAGGGTAAAATCGTGCTGGCCACAGTCAAGGGCGACGTGCACGACATCGGCAAGAACCTGGTCGACATCATCCTGTCCAACAACGGCTACGAGGTCGTCAACATCGGCATCAAGCAGCCGATCACCGCGATTCTCGACGCCGCCGAGCAGCACCGGGCCGATGCGATCGGCATGTCCGGCCTGCTGGTCAAGAGCACCGTCATCATGAAGGAGAACCTCCAGGAGATGGCGTCGCGCGGGGTCGCCGAACGCTGGCCGGTGCTGCTCGGCGGGGCCGCGCTCACCCGGGCCTACGTCGAGGACGACCTCCGTTCGACGTACGCCGGCCAGGTGCACTACGCCCGCGACGCGTTCGAGGGACTGTCCCTGATGGACCGGGTGATGGTCGCCAAGCGCGGTGGTGCCGCCGTGGTCGACCCGGAGCGGGAAGCGGCCCTGGCGGCCCGGCGAGCCCGCCGGGAGCGGCAACGGACGATGGTCACCGACGCCCTGCCGGACATCAACGACTCCTCGGTCCGCTCCGACGTCGCTACCGATATCGAGGTGCCCGCACCGCCGTTCTTCGGCACCCGTGTGATCAAGGGTGTGCCGCTGGCCGACTACTCGGCCCTGCTGGACGAGCGGGCGACGTTCGTCGGCCAGTGGGGGCTACGCGGTGCGCGAGGTGGCAACGGCCCGTCGTACGAGGAACTGGTCGAAACCGAGGGACGGCCCCGGCTGCGTTACTGGCTGGACCGGCTGATCGCCGACAAGGTGCTCGAAGCGGCGGTGGTCTACGGCTACTTCCCGGCGTACTCCGAGGGCAACGACCTGGTGGTGCTGGACGAGAACGGGCACACCGAACGGGCCCGCTTCACCTTCCCCCGCCAGCGGCAGGAACGCCGCCTCTGCCTGGCCGATTTCTTCAAGCCGCGCGGTGAGCAGTTGGACGTGGTGGCCCTGCAACTGGTCACCGTCGGCCAGCCGGTCAGTGAGTACACCGCGAAGATGTTCGCCCGCAACGAGTACCGCGACTACCTTGAGGTGCACGGCCTCTCCGTACAGCTCACCGAGGCACTGGCCGAATACTGGCACCGCCGGGTCCGCAACGAGCTGCTCCTGCCCGACGGCCGTACGGTCGGCACCGACGACCCGACCGACCTCGCCGGCCTGCTGCACAACGACTACCGAGGCTGCCGGTACGCGCTCGGCTACACCGCCTGCCCCGACCTCGAAGACCGGGCGAAGATCGTCGACCTGCTAAGCGCCGAGCGCATCGGCGTACGCCTCTCCGAGGAGTTCCAACTCGAACCGGAGCAGGCCACCGACGCCATCATCGTCCACCACCCCGACGCCAACTACTTCAACGCCAAATGA
- the mshC gene encoding cysteine--1-D-myo-inosityl 2-amino-2-deoxy-alpha-D-glucopyranoside ligase — MDAWTGHQVPSLPGSGEPLALYDSARGAVHPSSPSGPATMYVCGITPYDATHLGHAATMITFDLVQRIWRDNGHEVRYVQNVTDIDDPLLERAQRDGEDWVVLAMRETALFREDMEALRIIPPAHYVGAVESIPAIVGKVCALFDDGAAYRLEDGTGDVYFDLAAAPRFGYESNLTREQMLVLSAERGGDPDRPGKRDPLDPLLWRGAREGEPAWAGGPLGPGRPGWHIECAAIALDLLGNSMDVQGGGNDLIFPHHECSAAHAERLTGESPFARHYVHAGMIGLNGEKMSKSKGNLVFVSRLRADRVDPMAVRLGLLADHYRSDRTWTDDVLKTAQQRLARWREAAAATAGPSGAELLTGVRSRLADDLDTPGALALLDAWADDTLAGTGADPAAPALFANTADALLGTKL, encoded by the coding sequence ATGGACGCATGGACGGGGCATCAGGTGCCATCGCTGCCGGGATCCGGTGAGCCACTGGCGTTGTACGACTCGGCGCGCGGCGCCGTTCACCCCAGCAGCCCCTCCGGGCCGGCGACGATGTACGTGTGTGGCATAACGCCGTACGACGCGACCCATCTCGGGCACGCCGCGACCATGATCACCTTTGATCTGGTGCAGCGGATCTGGCGGGACAACGGGCACGAGGTGCGGTACGTCCAGAACGTCACCGACATCGACGATCCGCTGCTGGAGCGGGCCCAGCGCGACGGCGAGGACTGGGTAGTGCTGGCGATGCGGGAGACGGCGCTGTTCCGCGAGGACATGGAGGCGCTGCGGATCATCCCGCCGGCGCACTACGTCGGCGCGGTCGAGTCGATCCCGGCGATCGTCGGCAAGGTCTGCGCCCTGTTTGACGACGGTGCCGCGTACCGGCTGGAGGACGGGACCGGGGACGTCTACTTCGACCTCGCCGCCGCACCCCGCTTCGGGTACGAGTCGAACCTGACCCGCGAGCAGATGCTCGTGCTGTCCGCCGAGCGCGGCGGCGACCCGGACCGGCCGGGCAAGCGCGACCCGCTCGACCCGCTGCTCTGGCGCGGGGCGCGGGAGGGAGAGCCGGCCTGGGCGGGCGGTCCGCTGGGGCCGGGTCGGCCCGGTTGGCACATCGAGTGCGCCGCGATCGCCCTGGACCTGCTCGGCAACAGCATGGACGTGCAGGGCGGCGGCAACGACCTGATCTTCCCGCATCACGAGTGTTCGGCCGCGCACGCCGAGCGGTTGACCGGCGAGTCGCCGTTCGCCCGGCACTACGTACACGCCGGCATGATCGGCCTGAACGGCGAGAAGATGTCCAAGTCCAAGGGCAACCTGGTCTTCGTGTCCCGCTTGCGGGCCGACCGGGTTGACCCGATGGCGGTGCGGCTGGGCCTGCTCGCCGACCACTACCGGTCGGACCGGACCTGGACCGACGACGTGCTCAAGACCGCCCAGCAGCGGCTGGCCCGGTGGCGCGAGGCCGCTGCGGCGACCGCCGGGCCGTCCGGGGCCGAGCTGCTGACCGGCGTACGGTCCCGGCTCGCCGACGACCTGGACACTCCGGGTGCGCTGGCCCTGCTCGACGCCTGGGCCGACGACACCCTCGCCGGCACCGGTGCCGACCCGGCCGCTCCAGCCCTCTTCGCCAACACCGCCGACGCCCTACTCGGCACAAAACTCTAA
- the sigJ gene encoding RNA polymerase sigma factor SigJ: MSSQSGPGDNRLDPGLRAIVSERRQLINLAYRLLGSLADAEDVVQETYARWYAMSAHQREAIGSPGAWLTTVASRICLDLLGSARARRERYVGEWIPEPVPDRTEWLDGRSGGSGVDPADRITLDESVNMAFLVVLELTTPAERVAFILHDVFRYSFAEVAEIVGRTPAACRQLASSARRRIRVPPAPVTPTAQRAGIVRDFKQAWEAGDIDALVGLLDPAATATGDGGGLVSAELRPIEGGRRIATYFADLAGRAPDLTILERTVNGQPGLVAQQDDVTVAVFAFDIAGDRIRHIWGVRNPEKLRPWTTG; the protein is encoded by the coding sequence ATGAGCAGCCAATCCGGCCCGGGGGACAACCGGCTCGATCCGGGCCTGCGCGCGATCGTGAGCGAGCGGCGTCAGCTGATCAATCTTGCGTACCGGCTCCTCGGGTCACTGGCGGATGCCGAGGATGTCGTGCAGGAGACGTACGCCCGCTGGTATGCCATGTCCGCGCACCAGCGGGAGGCGATCGGATCGCCCGGCGCCTGGCTGACGACGGTCGCCAGTCGGATCTGCCTTGACCTGCTCGGCTCGGCACGGGCCAGGCGGGAGCGCTACGTGGGCGAATGGATTCCGGAACCGGTGCCGGATCGTACGGAATGGCTCGACGGCCGGTCGGGCGGCAGCGGTGTCGACCCGGCCGACCGGATCACCCTCGACGAGTCGGTCAACATGGCCTTCCTCGTCGTGCTCGAACTGACGACCCCGGCCGAGCGCGTCGCCTTCATCCTGCACGATGTCTTCCGCTACTCCTTCGCCGAAGTGGCCGAGATCGTCGGCCGTACGCCGGCGGCCTGTCGTCAGCTCGCCTCGTCGGCCCGCCGTCGCATCCGCGTCCCGCCTGCTCCCGTGACCCCGACAGCCCAGCGGGCCGGCATCGTCAGGGACTTCAAGCAGGCATGGGAAGCCGGCGACATCGACGCCCTCGTCGGCCTGCTCGATCCCGCCGCCACGGCGACCGGGGACGGCGGCGGCCTGGTCAGCGCCGAACTGCGCCCGATCGAGGGCGGGCGGCGGATCGCGACCTACTTCGCCGATCTCGCCGGCAGGGCACCCGACCTGACGATCCTGGAGCGTACGGTCAACGGTCAGCCCGGTCTGGTGGCTCAGCAGGATGATGTCACCGTGGCGGTGTTCGCGTTCGACATCGCGGGCGACCGGATCAGGCACATCTGGGGCGTACGGAACCCCGAGAAACTCCGGCCCTGGACGACGGGCTGA
- a CDS encoding nuclear transport factor 2 family protein, which translates to MSNLRAVADRFEIEALRGEFTDAGMMRDHDRIASLFTPDGVWRIPEIDVEFVGREEIRAGIERLQKLWEYFVQNTHPGTIQLEGDTALGRAYVSEFGRFRDGSSHLNYSIYHDRYRRTPDGWKFTERVYEIKYSDTTALAGSAPQPAALGQRAANVAVAAVERTITACRSGSGS; encoded by the coding sequence ATGAGCAACCTTCGGGCCGTCGCCGACCGCTTCGAGATCGAGGCGCTGCGCGGTGAGTTCACCGACGCCGGGATGATGCGCGACCACGACCGCATCGCGTCGCTGTTCACGCCGGACGGTGTGTGGCGGATTCCCGAAATCGATGTCGAGTTTGTCGGCCGGGAGGAAATCCGCGCGGGAATCGAGCGGCTGCAAAAGCTCTGGGAGTACTTCGTGCAGAACACCCACCCGGGCACGATCCAGTTGGAGGGCGATACCGCGCTCGGCCGTGCGTACGTGTCGGAGTTCGGGCGGTTCCGCGACGGCAGCTCACACCTGAACTACTCCATCTACCACGACCGCTACCGACGCACCCCGGACGGCTGGAAGTTCACGGAGCGCGTCTACGAAATCAAATACTCCGACACCACGGCTCTGGCGGGCTCGGCGCCCCAGCCAGCGGCGCTGGGTCAGCGGGCGGCCAATGTCGCGGTGGCTGCCGTGGAGCGGACCATAACGGCATGCAGGAGCGGGAGCGGGTCGTGA
- a CDS encoding helix-turn-helix domain-containing protein, translated as MGERIRTRRELRGWSIRHAASRAGISHTSWSRIERGQQRTDRYMVVDLAAALECSVVELTGQPYTPADRQLESARIDAERVWRTMMSHPLTESASRPPATAGALMRESALVRDLYGRCDYAGALHRLVTLIPALHARNNQRETLKAMVPVYGVAMGCLLNVGFPAQAWLAVDHCEEAARRLEDPVAVAVAAANRARVLAYSGAYGPARSTAERASEDLEHHLDAPAALDLLGFLHLARAHHATGARDAAVAESHLVEASRIAQRTGETTSWDMAWGPRNVALWQMANQLDTGRSGEAMETAARVRVDGLPAQRQVYFYMDMARGHVDLGRDRDAVRWLLTAERIGPQHARSSASTRESARALLRRGVGGTELRGLCERMGVAV; from the coding sequence ATCGGGGAGCGCATCCGTACCCGCCGTGAACTGCGTGGTTGGAGCATCCGCCACGCGGCCAGTCGAGCGGGCATCTCGCACACGTCATGGTCGCGCATCGAGCGCGGGCAGCAGCGCACCGATCGGTACATGGTCGTTGACCTGGCCGCCGCCCTTGAATGCTCCGTAGTCGAGCTGACCGGCCAGCCGTACACGCCGGCGGATCGGCAACTGGAGTCCGCCCGCATCGACGCCGAGCGGGTCTGGCGAACGATGATGAGCCACCCGCTCACCGAGTCGGCCTCGCGGCCCCCGGCGACCGCCGGTGCGCTCATGCGGGAATCCGCGCTCGTGCGGGATCTCTACGGCCGGTGCGACTACGCCGGGGCGTTGCACCGCCTCGTCACCCTGATCCCCGCGTTGCACGCTCGCAACAATCAGCGGGAGACGCTGAAGGCGATGGTCCCCGTGTACGGGGTGGCAATGGGCTGCCTACTGAACGTCGGTTTCCCGGCGCAGGCGTGGCTTGCCGTCGACCACTGCGAAGAAGCCGCGCGGCGGCTGGAGGACCCGGTGGCGGTCGCGGTCGCCGCCGCGAACCGTGCCCGGGTTCTGGCGTACTCGGGGGCGTACGGGCCGGCCCGCTCCACCGCAGAACGGGCGAGCGAGGACCTGGAACACCATCTCGACGCCCCGGCCGCCCTGGACCTGCTCGGCTTCCTGCACCTGGCACGGGCGCACCACGCGACGGGCGCCCGCGACGCCGCTGTGGCGGAAAGCCACCTGGTGGAGGCGTCCCGGATCGCCCAGCGGACCGGCGAGACGACGAGCTGGGACATGGCATGGGGCCCTCGCAACGTGGCGTTGTGGCAGATGGCCAACCAGCTCGACACGGGACGGTCGGGCGAGGCGATGGAGACCGCAGCGCGGGTGCGCGTCGACGGGCTGCCCGCGCAGCGTCAGGTGTATTTCTACATGGACATGGCGCGGGGTCACGTCGACCTGGGCCGCGACCGGGACGCGGTGCGTTGGCTCCTTACGGCCGAGCGGATCGGCCCCCAACACGCCCGATCGTCGGCGTCCACCCGGGAGAGCGCGAGGGCGCTGCTACGTCGGGGCGTAGGGGGAACCGAGCTACGGGGGCTGTGCGAACGGATGGGCGTCGCTGTCTGA
- a CDS encoding NAD(P)-dependent oxidoreductase encodes MKLAIFAATGGIGRQLLDQAIAAGHDVTAVVRNPKKLSSSDVRVVTADLATADPVALRSAVDGADAVLSGLGPRSPSEFGIVHPGTRAIVQAMKATGVRRIVVVSASPLGTVPSPGRPDPRKHDPGDGFFMRHLLSPLTKAVLRRHYADLARMEDLLRDSGLDWTISRPPYLSDKPLTGVYRTAYGQNLRRGLSISRADVAHHMLRVLDQPETINQAIGIAY; translated from the coding sequence ATGAAACTCGCGATCTTCGCCGCGACCGGGGGCATCGGCCGGCAACTGCTCGATCAGGCCATCGCCGCGGGTCACGACGTCACGGCAGTCGTACGGAATCCGAAGAAGCTGTCATCCAGCGACGTGCGCGTCGTCACCGCGGACCTGGCCACGGCGGACCCGGTGGCGCTGAGGTCCGCGGTCGACGGTGCCGACGCGGTCCTGTCCGGTCTCGGTCCCCGATCACCGTCCGAGTTCGGAATCGTCCATCCGGGTACGCGAGCGATCGTCCAGGCGATGAAGGCAACCGGCGTACGCCGAATCGTGGTGGTCAGCGCCTCTCCGTTGGGCACCGTGCCATCCCCCGGCCGCCCCGATCCGCGCAAACACGACCCGGGCGACGGGTTCTTCATGCGGCATCTGCTCAGCCCGTTGACAAAAGCGGTGTTGCGCAGGCACTACGCGGACCTTGCGCGGATGGAGGATCTGCTTCGCGACAGTGGCCTGGACTGGACCATCTCACGACCGCCGTACCTGTCCGACAAGCCCTTGACCGGCGTCTACCGAACGGCGTACGGGCAGAACCTGCGGCGCGGGCTCTCCATCTCGCGCGCCGACGTCGCCCATCACATGCTCCGCGTCCTCGACCAGCCCGAAACGATCAATCAGGCCATCGGCATCGCGTATTGA
- a CDS encoding GntR family transcriptional regulator codes for MQINPGAAEFPHRQIAAQLRTRVRQGDWAAGERLPSIPAIAEMFGVAKQTVQRAIDQLRVEGVLITKPGSGTYVRGTRRRLNRLSRGRYGGHRGYHADLAARYRQHLIQVGRAPAPPEVADAFGVPDGTELVIRRHLVRTEDVPVEVGASWFRVADAAGTSLERMEAFGRPLYQEVEEAIGRGYSSATDTISARQPSREEAEILQIRPDTPVLHLLHVAYDERHKPIEVAQATWPGPMTTLTEEYRIPGPVADPEPDPGLVLG; via the coding sequence GTGCAGATCAATCCGGGAGCGGCCGAGTTCCCGCACCGGCAGATCGCGGCCCAGTTGCGTACGCGGGTCCGGCAGGGCGACTGGGCGGCCGGTGAACGGCTGCCGAGCATCCCGGCCATCGCCGAGATGTTCGGGGTCGCCAAGCAGACCGTGCAGCGCGCCATCGACCAGCTCCGGGTCGAGGGTGTGCTGATCACCAAGCCCGGCTCCGGCACCTACGTACGCGGCACCCGGCGCCGGCTCAACCGGCTCTCCCGGGGGCGCTACGGCGGTCACCGGGGTTACCACGCGGACCTCGCCGCTCGTTACCGACAGCACCTGATCCAGGTCGGCCGGGCACCGGCGCCGCCGGAGGTGGCCGACGCGTTCGGGGTGCCCGACGGCACCGAACTGGTCATCCGGCGGCACCTGGTCCGGACCGAGGACGTGCCGGTCGAGGTCGGCGCCTCCTGGTTCCGGGTGGCCGACGCCGCCGGCACCAGCCTGGAGCGGATGGAGGCGTTCGGCCGGCCGCTCTACCAGGAGGTCGAGGAGGCGATCGGGCGCGGGTACAGCTCGGCCACCGACACGATCAGCGCCCGCCAGCCCAGCCGGGAGGAGGCCGAGATCCTCCAGATCCGGCCGGACACCCCGGTACTGCACCTGCTGCACGTCGCGTACGACGAGCGGCACAAGCCGATCGAGGTCGCCCAGGCCACCTGGCCCGGACCAATGACCACACTGACCGAGGAGTACCGAATCCCCGGACCGGTCGCCGACCCCGAGCCCGACCCCGGCCTGGTCCTCGGCTAA
- a CDS encoding PAC2 family protein, whose translation MTEFDGLPTLRSPVAIAAFEGWNDAADASTAAVEHLEQVWQARQIAELDPEDFYDFQVSRPTITMAEGETRRVEWPTTRFMLASPEGTDRDVVLIRGIEPSMRWRTFCEQILELCHSLEINRIVLLGALLADVPYTRPLPISGSASDKDAAERYQLTPTRYDGPTGIVGVLQDACTRAEVDAVSFWVHVPHYANNPPCPKATLALLHRVEEVLDLPVPMADLAEEAAEWEQRVRSAAEQDAELGEYVRELEERVGDAGIQPLTGDEIAQEFEKYLRRRGGSAGPTAGSW comes from the coding sequence GTGACCGAGTTCGACGGCCTGCCCACGTTGCGCTCGCCGGTGGCCATCGCCGCCTTCGAGGGCTGGAACGACGCCGCCGACGCCTCGACCGCCGCGGTGGAGCACCTGGAGCAGGTCTGGCAGGCCCGACAGATCGCCGAGTTGGATCCGGAGGACTTCTACGACTTCCAGGTGAGCCGGCCGACGATCACGATGGCCGAGGGCGAGACCCGCCGGGTCGAGTGGCCGACCACCCGGTTCATGCTGGCCAGCCCTGAGGGGACCGATCGCGATGTGGTGCTGATCCGGGGGATCGAGCCGAGCATGCGTTGGCGGACCTTCTGCGAGCAGATCCTGGAGCTGTGCCACAGCCTGGAGATCAACCGGATAGTCCTGCTCGGGGCGCTGCTGGCCGACGTGCCGTACACCCGGCCGTTGCCGATCAGCGGGAGCGCGTCGGACAAGGACGCCGCCGAGCGCTACCAGCTCACCCCGACCCGGTACGACGGGCCGACCGGGATCGTCGGTGTGCTCCAGGACGCCTGCACCCGCGCCGAGGTGGACGCGGTGTCGTTCTGGGTGCACGTGCCGCACTATGCGAACAACCCGCCCTGCCCGAAGGCGACCCTGGCGCTGCTGCACCGGGTCGAGGAGGTGCTCGACCTGCCGGTGCCCATGGCCGACCTGGCCGAGGAGGCCGCCGAGTGGGAGCAGCGGGTACGTTCCGCCGCCGAGCAGGACGCCGAACTCGGCGAGTACGTCCGGGAGTTGGAGGAGCGGGTCGGTGACGCCGGCATCCAGCCGTTGACGGGTGACGAGATCGCCCAGGAGTTCGAGAAGTACCTTCGTCGTCGGGGTGGCTCCGCCGGCCCGACCGCAGGCTCCTGGTAA
- a CDS encoding methyltransferase, with product MITPTPLMGLVTGFWSFKTFAAAVELGLFTRIAGGRELTVQTVGAEFGLAERPADLLLSACASLGLLEKTDGGYRNSALAEEFLVVGKPYYFGGQVRYCDERTYLPWHRIGEALRTDKPLTWDPQAKDSIFDADDPEMLALFWEAMYSTSIFTARALAGAYDFGRHRRLLDVGGGAGAFSIELCRQHPGLRATILDLPHVCTQADAKINTAGLTGTVDTTSGDFLADPTLPEGYDAVLLSMILHDWDEPTNELILAKCFAALSPGGTIIISELLLDDDRAGPPEAALMGMNMLVETEGGKNYSGAEYREWLGRAGFTDIRTVVFEAPGANGAVLARKP from the coding sequence ATGATCACCCCTACCCCTCTTATGGGGCTCGTGACCGGTTTCTGGAGCTTCAAGACTTTCGCGGCAGCGGTCGAACTCGGCCTGTTCACCCGGATCGCCGGTGGACGGGAGCTGACGGTGCAGACCGTGGGCGCCGAGTTCGGCCTCGCCGAACGCCCGGCCGACCTGCTGCTGTCCGCCTGCGCCTCGCTGGGCCTGCTGGAGAAGACCGACGGCGGCTACCGCAACAGCGCGCTGGCCGAGGAATTCCTGGTCGTCGGTAAGCCGTACTACTTCGGCGGCCAGGTGCGCTACTGCGACGAGCGTACCTACCTGCCCTGGCACCGGATCGGCGAGGCGCTGCGGACAGACAAGCCGCTCACCTGGGATCCGCAGGCCAAGGACTCGATTTTCGACGCCGACGACCCGGAGATGCTCGCCCTGTTCTGGGAGGCGATGTACTCCACCTCGATCTTCACCGCTCGCGCCCTGGCCGGCGCGTACGACTTCGGCCGCCACCGGCGACTGCTCGACGTCGGCGGCGGGGCGGGTGCCTTCTCGATCGAACTCTGCCGGCAGCACCCCGGCCTGCGGGCCACCATCCTCGACCTGCCGCACGTCTGCACCCAGGCCGACGCGAAGATCAACACCGCCGGTCTGACCGGTACGGTCGACACCACCAGCGGAGACTTCCTCGCCGACCCGACGCTGCCCGAGGGCTACGACGCGGTTCTGTTGAGCATGATCCTGCACGACTGGGACGAGCCGACCAACGAGCTGATCCTGGCCAAGTGCTTCGCCGCGCTCTCCCCCGGCGGCACGATCATCATCTCCGAACTGCTGCTGGACGATGACCGGGCCGGGCCGCCGGAGGCCGCGCTGATGGGGATGAACATGCTGGTGGAGACCGAGGGCGGGAAGAACTACTCCGGCGCCGAGTACCGCGAGTGGCTGGGCCGGGCCGGCTTCACCGACATCCGTACGGTCGTCTTCGAGGCGCCGGGCGCAAACGGTGCGGTGCTCGCCCGCAAGCCGTGA